Proteins from one Saprospiraceae bacterium genomic window:
- a CDS encoding S49 family peptidase, which translates to MSEVVQSQNRTALEKALILLIGKELAIDPVFGLGYLSRFAHAIETNSQAFIKPITSEYITPNFSRIVETGNLYDMKDDKLSSLPKGSIVKLFLNDYMSVQGGLCQMGVQELANNLLFYRDNPNIEGAILEVNSGGGEAMAGQIMFNAIRDFKKPVVAYVHNAGSAAYMAIAGVKEIVASGELSRLGSIGALVSLDKKFLQQYKDRFDDIYSDLSSDKNSGFRSYIETGDSTGIKAMLNESVEAFQSLVESNRPIKKRDETLRGGMFHAIEAKKRGLADMIGSEDVAIKRLKVYLK; encoded by the coding sequence ATGTCAGAGGTAGTACAAAGCCAAAACCGCACCGCCTTAGAAAAGGCTCTCATTTTGCTTATCGGCAAAGAACTCGCTATTGACCCGGTATTTGGGCTTGGCTACCTTTCTCGATTTGCTCATGCAATCGAAACAAACTCACAGGCTTTTATAAAGCCAATCACATCAGAATATATCACTCCCAATTTTTCACGCATTGTAGAAACGGGAAATCTGTATGATATGAAGGATGATAAATTATCATCACTACCAAAGGGCAGCATCGTAAAATTATTTCTCAACGATTACATGAGCGTTCAAGGTGGCCTTTGCCAAATGGGCGTTCAGGAACTTGCAAACAACTTACTTTTTTATCGCGATAATCCAAACATCGAAGGAGCGATACTCGAAGTAAATTCAGGTGGTGGCGAAGCGATGGCAGGACAAATAATGTTCAATGCCATCAGGGATTTTAAAAAACCTGTTGTGGCGTATGTTCATAATGCTGGCTCGGCTGCATACATGGCAATTGCCGGAGTAAAAGAAATAGTTGCAAGTGGTGAGCTGTCAAGACTTGGAAGCATTGGCGCACTTGTTTCGCTGGATAAGAAATTCTTACAACAATATAAAGACCGCTTCGATGACATCTATTCTGATTTGTCGAGCGACAAAAATTCTGGTTTCCGCAGCTACATAGAAACAGGAGATTCAACAGGAATCAAAGCAATGCTGAATGAAAGTGTAGAAGCTTTCCAATCACTTGTAGAATCAAACAGGCCCATAAAAAAACGAGACGAAACCTTACGGGGTGGAATGTTTCATGCCATAGAGGCAAAGAAACGTGGCCTTGCAGATATGATCGGCAGCGAAGATGTGGCAATCAAACGACTAAAAGTATATTTAAAATAA
- a CDS encoding phage tail length tape measure family protein: MAATRQLGFRLSVIGSDKTVNELDLIKKKLVDVQKQIKSVQATKISLNTSFDAQGINDLLKVLGKVKETKLSPEIVATIKELKNQLKDLQAQVSQTEEQLSKVKAPEGLSDTQVKQTNVAFSQLNGAAKTAVETIAKLKPSIQNIDDKSVQQLYKSLSQVEIRIKEISKQRVQVLKSGDLTSDQKANLLAGLNEELDQLNIKKKEVKTSIKEVNAEFERMAKNIPKDSVVGLRLELNKLAKEYDLLSQAEREGARGQELKNKINSIHETVSLQEQSIGNFRRNVGNYQSAIQGLLPKLEELQREGLLAQKELGDIFKGDLIAREKALRAEIQKLGDEFKELGNDIARAGERASVLGQIDDRVRELASVRGTLDQTGNSLTRLGGKLASISDIVTGGLIGGGIIATLGALTGFAKGSVTEFTQAETALAKINQQLKVTNNNSGQTAEGLQEMAKELEVLTGIDGDQILNDITSGLLKFGNIQGQVFQDAQKAALDLSTVLDGDLKGATQLLGKALENPIKGITLLQKAGISLDASAQENIKQALKQNDIYKAQAIILGEVQGKFGGLATAVNNTDLQGLRKLTVDFNNFKEAVGKGLISAANTITRFFSDVALGVNVFDESTRTLERGLKTLEETAIREVSSIKGVTEALKDETLSREGRDALITELVTKYPDLIDQYDLEYASIERLNQIQQELTSTVLKQVGERIKAQTKEALLTEQINKSIEIAHLKAGRLTTGQNFVKGLSGQTQDQAIAKFTQEKEAEIKQLQSQINDVDKTFSEYDKTIAKALGLPVTNASFSDAEKLNTRIKAVIGETAKVLSDDKASKAAKDYALKLNAEFKGVQKELNTGDISEAKRSELIKKAAAGLTQLAALSGKRLSVTKESIEAEKKLNEDADKAIQEQQKRIEELKKKISDLDIAAIPNEFDKKIKEVKENTKRQVDEIQKNLDSLELKTIKTDADQIEIEKSNELISALRKTEDAAVTKIKEERTKTLKEATKELEDTRQEVLRIIGEINKTEIDIKISQTQFDLQQAEREIEIQFTSNVQDLEIALAQGAITEEEFSKRSQEIEAEKLDKIAELRANFEDEIKAGLQKQYEAEVSIMAQTLAARKQNIQDQLALDLLQIDSDQRDGKVDEVTATQFKLETNKKATKELEQLDKDYNASRLKLEQDLQSNIQDLSDKGVAAHEAAELSKTKLEERENLKRREARKKDLEDAARIAKQEALNLAQSISDALFEIEAANNEKVFDAQRSRIEKSYENQIKAAQGNSAEVERLEREKAQKIDEIDRQQSEKRKKAAISKAIIDSSLAIIKAFAELGPIAGAVAALFIGAQTAIQIAKMKSQTFAKGAYFNSKGQGGFTGGSVAPPDETGERPIGTGILHANEYIAPAKQTTKNDWLFNLLDSDRKRTNAGAVTDLETEIAKTIQKRRRVLFEIQTPSRKRFDPVIPIIIPFGGSGNNKIEFSDDQIERLADAISERVERGATRGTAAGTSEGIKQATKEALREGRTNLRKVI, encoded by the coding sequence ATGGCAGCAACAAGACAGCTCGGTTTTAGACTATCGGTTATCGGGAGCGATAAGACGGTGAATGAATTAGATTTAATTAAGAAAAAATTGGTCGATGTTCAAAAACAAATAAAGAGCGTTCAAGCTACCAAAATAAGTCTTAACACATCATTCGACGCACAGGGAATAAACGATCTATTAAAAGTGTTGGGGAAGGTCAAAGAAACAAAACTAAGCCCGGAAATTGTAGCTACTATAAAGGAGTTAAAAAACCAACTCAAAGACCTTCAAGCACAGGTATCACAAACAGAGGAGCAACTTTCTAAAGTAAAAGCCCCGGAAGGATTATCGGACACCCAAGTCAAACAAACCAACGTTGCATTCTCACAATTAAACGGAGCAGCCAAGACAGCAGTTGAAACTATAGCCAAACTAAAGCCATCCATCCAAAATATTGATGACAAAAGTGTACAACAATTGTATAAGTCATTGTCTCAGGTCGAAATCAGGATTAAGGAAATATCTAAACAACGGGTACAGGTTTTGAAAAGTGGAGACCTGACCAGCGACCAAAAGGCTAATTTATTGGCTGGGTTAAATGAGGAGCTGGATCAATTAAACATAAAGAAAAAAGAAGTCAAGACATCCATAAAAGAGGTCAATGCCGAATTTGAGCGCATGGCTAAAAACATCCCAAAGGATAGTGTTGTCGGTCTAAGACTTGAACTCAATAAACTTGCAAAAGAATACGATCTTTTAAGTCAGGCAGAAAGGGAGGGAGCAAGAGGGCAGGAGTTAAAAAACAAAATCAATTCCATACACGAGACAGTTTCATTACAGGAGCAGTCAATCGGAAATTTCAGGCGCAATGTAGGTAACTACCAAAGCGCAATTCAAGGCTTACTTCCAAAGTTGGAGGAGTTGCAACGGGAAGGACTTTTGGCACAAAAAGAACTTGGTGATATTTTCAAGGGGGATTTGATCGCGCGAGAAAAAGCACTCCGGGCAGAGATTCAAAAACTTGGTGATGAGTTCAAAGAATTAGGCAACGACATAGCACGGGCAGGAGAAAGGGCAAGTGTTTTGGGGCAAATAGACGACCGGGTAAGAGAATTAGCATCAGTCCGGGGCACACTCGACCAAACAGGAAACAGCCTCACACGATTGGGCGGTAAATTGGCAAGTATATCCGACATTGTAACAGGTGGATTAATTGGCGGTGGAATCATTGCCACGCTGGGGGCATTAACTGGATTTGCAAAGGGTTCTGTTACGGAGTTTACACAGGCCGAAACGGCACTGGCAAAAATTAACCAGCAGCTAAAAGTTACCAACAACAATTCAGGTCAGACAGCCGAAGGATTGCAGGAAATGGCTAAGGAGTTGGAAGTACTCACGGGAATTGATGGAGATCAGATTTTAAATGATATTACATCCGGCCTGTTAAAATTTGGAAACATTCAGGGGCAAGTATTTCAAGATGCACAAAAAGCAGCTCTTGACCTTTCAACTGTTTTAGATGGAGATTTAAAAGGGGCCACCCAATTACTTGGTAAGGCTTTAGAAAATCCAATCAAAGGAATAACACTTTTGCAAAAGGCTGGTATTTCATTGGATGCATCCGCTCAGGAAAATATCAAACAGGCACTAAAGCAAAATGATATTTATAAAGCACAGGCCATAATCTTAGGTGAGGTACAGGGCAAATTTGGAGGACTTGCAACGGCTGTCAATAACACTGATCTTCAAGGATTACGAAAATTAACCGTTGACTTTAATAACTTCAAAGAGGCAGTCGGAAAAGGTTTAATTTCCGCAGCAAACACGATAACAAGGTTTTTCTCGGATGTTGCTTTGGGTGTAAACGTATTCGATGAAAGCACCCGTACACTTGAAAGAGGGCTAAAAACTTTGGAAGAAACAGCGATCAGGGAGGTTTCAAGTATTAAGGGCGTAACCGAAGCACTAAAAGACGAAACATTAAGCCGGGAGGGCCGTGATGCGCTCATAACCGAATTGGTTACAAAGTACCCAGATTTAATAGATCAATATGATTTGGAATATGCAAGTATAGAGCGTCTGAATCAGATTCAACAGGAGTTAACCAGCACCGTTTTAAAGCAAGTTGGAGAAAGGATCAAGGCACAAACAAAAGAGGCGTTACTGACCGAACAGATAAATAAAAGCATTGAAATTGCTCACTTAAAAGCTGGTAGATTAACAACTGGACAAAACTTTGTCAAAGGACTATCCGGGCAAACACAGGATCAGGCCATTGCAAAATTCACCCAAGAAAAAGAGGCCGAAATAAAACAACTCCAAAGCCAAATTAATGATGTTGATAAAACATTTTCGGAGTACGACAAGACCATCGCAAAGGCTCTTGGACTTCCTGTAACGAATGCAAGTTTTAGTGATGCAGAAAAACTAAACACCCGTATAAAGGCAGTCATTGGGGAAACAGCAAAAGTATTAAGCGATGACAAGGCAAGTAAAGCAGCCAAAGACTATGCGTTAAAACTAAATGCAGAATTTAAGGGCGTTCAAAAAGAATTAAATACAGGTGATATAAGTGAAGCCAAACGAAGTGAACTAATTAAAAAAGCAGCAGCAGGACTCACTCAATTGGCGGCACTATCAGGAAAAAGACTTAGTGTAACTAAAGAATCAATCGAAGCCGAGAAAAAACTCAATGAAGATGCAGACAAAGCAATTCAGGAGCAGCAAAAAAGAATTGAGGAGCTAAAGAAAAAGATTTCTGATTTGGATATTGCAGCTATCCCGAATGAATTTGATAAAAAAATAAAAGAGGTAAAAGAGAACACCAAGCGACAGGTCGATGAAATACAAAAAAACCTTGACTCTCTCGAACTAAAAACCATTAAAACGGATGCTGACCAGATCGAAATTGAGAAAAGCAATGAGTTGATTTCTGCATTAAGAAAGACAGAGGACGCAGCCGTTACTAAGATCAAAGAGGAGCGCACCAAAACACTAAAGGAGGCCACCAAAGAACTGGAAGATACACGACAGGAAGTTTTAAGAATCATAGGCGAGATCAACAAAACAGAAATCGACATTAAGATTTCTCAAACACAGTTTGATTTACAACAGGCAGAGAGGGAAATTGAGATACAGTTTACATCAAATGTTCAAGACCTTGAAATTGCACTTGCACAGGGAGCGATCACAGAGGAGGAATTTTCTAAGCGATCACAGGAAATCGAAGCGGAAAAACTGGACAAGATTGCAGAATTACGCGCCAATTTTGAAGATGAAATCAAGGCTGGACTTCAAAAACAGTACGAAGCGGAGGTTTCGATCATGGCGCAGACACTCGCAGCCCGAAAGCAAAACATACAAGACCAACTTGCTTTAGACCTTTTGCAAATAGATTCCGACCAAAGAGACGGAAAGGTCGATGAAGTTACGGCTACTCAATTTAAACTTGAGACCAACAAAAAGGCTACAAAAGAACTTGAACAACTCGATAAGGATTACAACGCAAGCCGATTAAAACTTGAACAGGATTTACAATCGAACATTCAGGACTTAAGCGACAAGGGCGTGGCAGCTCATGAGGCAGCAGAGTTATCCAAAACAAAGCTGGAAGAAAGGGAAAATTTAAAGCGAAGGGAGGCAAGGAAAAAAGATTTGGAAGATGCTGCCCGGATCGCAAAACAGGAGGCGTTAAATTTAGCGCAGTCTATTTCAGATGCACTCTTTGAAATCGAAGCGGCCAACAATGAAAAAGTATTCGATGCACAACGCTCAAGGATTGAAAAGAGCTATGAGAATCAAATCAAAGCAGCGCAGGGAAATAGCGCAGAGGTAGAGAGATTGGAAAGAGAGAAAGCGCAAAAGATTGATGAAATCGACCGGCAACAAAGCGAAAAGCGGAAAAAGGCTGCCATTTCAAAAGCGATCATCGACTCATCATTGGCAATCATTAAAGCATTTGCGGAGTTGGGGCCAATTGCCGGGGCCGTTGCAGCTCTTTTTATCGGAGCGCAGACAGCAATCCAAATAGCGAAAATGAAATCCCAAACATTCGCAAAGGGTGCATACTTCAATAGTAAAGGGCAGGGCGGTTTTACAGGCGGCAGCGTTGCCCCACCGGATGAAACAGGGGAAAGACCAATTGGAACAGGTATACTCCATGCAAACGAATACATCGCACCGGCAAAGCAGACCACTAAAAACGATTGGCTGTTTAATCTTTTGGACTCGGATAGAAAGCGCACCAACGCCGGAGCAGTTACCGATTTAGAAACTGAAATTGCAAAGACAATTCAGAAAAGGCGCAGGGTTTTATTTGAAATTCAGACACCATCAAGAAAACGATTTGATCCTGTGATACCGATCATTATTCCATTTGGAGGGAGCGGAAACAACAAGATTGAATTTTCAGACGACCAGATCGAAAGGCTGGCAGATGCAATATCAGAAAGAGTGGAAAGGGGAGCAACAAGGGGAACAGCAGCCGGAACATCGGAAGGAATAAAACAGGCAACCAAAGAGGCACTAAGAGAGGGCAGAACTAATTTGAGAAAAGTAATTTAA
- a CDS encoding restriction endonuclease subunit S: protein MNTKKWPTFLSVYSLNYGDYVDYSQAYHISKERYDESPEIMLRNGDILICKDGAGIGKLGIIKDLQEPATINSSLLLIRPSKQVQLKFLYYYLLSEHFQKIVNSRIMGATTPHLYQRDLVEFFIAFPPLSEQKRIVSKIEELMNLCDELETSVKVNQEYTTLLYQTALKEALQPKTIEVKQEDLAIAAEPRPTYFSQKNLLDFQRLSYLGDRLRAGLATKQEKDEYMLILYRNGKISQNQYNEYLANGNKSNTDEIVNAALAVGAFTNWIFNKRNV from the coding sequence GTGAATACAAAAAAATGGCCCACTTTTTTATCCGTTTATTCACTTAACTATGGAGATTACGTTGATTATTCACAGGCTTATCATATTTCAAAAGAGAGATATGACGAGAGTCCTGAGATAATGCTTAGAAATGGTGATATTTTGATATGTAAGGATGGTGCGGGTATAGGAAAACTTGGAATAATTAAAGATTTGCAGGAGCCCGCTACAATAAACTCATCTTTACTTCTAATTCGACCATCAAAGCAAGTTCAATTAAAATTCCTTTATTATTATTTATTAAGCGAGCATTTTCAGAAAATAGTTAATTCTAGAATTATGGGGGCAACAACACCCCATTTATATCAAAGAGATTTAGTCGAATTTTTCATTGCATTTCCACCATTATCAGAACAAAAACGCATAGTTTCCAAAATAGAGGAATTAATGAATTTGTGTGATGAATTGGAAACAAGCGTAAAAGTCAATCAGGAATATACAACCTTGCTTTACCAAACGGCATTAAAAGAAGCATTGCAGCCAAAAACAATTGAAGTAAAACAAGAAGATTTAGCCATTGCTGCAGAGCCACGACCAACATACTTTTCACAAAAGAACCTATTAGACTTTCAAAGACTTTCCTACTTAGGTGACAGACTTAGAGCAGGACTTGCCACAAAGCAAGAAAAAGACGAGTATATGCTTATCTTATACAGAAATGGAAAAATTTCTCAAAATCAGTATAATGAGTATTTAGCCAACGGAAATAAATCGAATACAGATGAAATTGTTAATGCCGCTTTGGCAGTAGGGGCGTTTACTAATTGGATATTTAATAAGCGAAATGTTTAA
- a CDS encoding AAA family ATPase — MTTDQTTVQVSAQVTQAQIDAYNAKWRKRTEEQFAPLPVTEKSKEYWEKVNSMPDHPVKKMYMESEAKQVFWKYLVSVIGKSGAEIAEQIKQDQSYADACKLIIDFIFDLPNETLNGKGGLYFWSSPGIGKTTLLRAAIQSAHISFNVIKNPGIVLWSSMTRDISKKINGHEVDLTYANESHLFLDDMTEKINQVSHYGDYKYSMNEIIQNRYELWKSKGLFTFISSNIVLDDESKPLTLFSYMDGRSIDRFKEMFHVVEIYGKSKRNTYV, encoded by the coding sequence ATGACAACCGACCAAACGACCGTACAAGTCTCCGCCCAAGTAACCCAGGCTCAAATTGATGCCTACAATGCTAAGTGGAGAAAGCGCACCGAGGAGCAATTCGCACCGCTTCCGGTAACCGAAAAATCCAAAGAATATTGGGAAAAGGTAAATTCAATGCCGGATCATCCAGTCAAAAAAATGTACATGGAAAGCGAGGCAAAACAAGTTTTTTGGAAGTACTTAGTTTCGGTTATCGGGAAATCAGGGGCAGAGATAGCCGAGCAAATCAAACAGGATCAATCCTATGCGGATGCTTGTAAACTAATTATCGACTTCATTTTTGACCTACCCAACGAAACATTAAATGGCAAAGGCGGCCTTTATTTTTGGTCAAGCCCCGGAATAGGTAAAACAACGCTTTTACGGGCAGCGATTCAATCAGCGCACATTTCGTTTAACGTTATCAAAAACCCCGGCATAGTCCTGTGGTCATCCATGACAAGGGACATTTCAAAGAAGATCAACGGCCACGAAGTTGACCTAACTTATGCCAATGAAAGTCATTTGTTTTTGGATGACATGACCGAGAAGATAAACCAAGTCTCGCATTATGGAGACTATAAATACTCAATGAATGAGATCATCCAAAACCGATACGAACTATGGAAATCAAAAGGGTTGTTCACGTTCATAAGTTCAAACATTGTGCTGGATGATGAATCTAAACCATTGACCCTGTTTTCATACATGGATGGCCGGAGTATTGACCGATTCAAAGAAATGTTCCACGTTGTTGAAATTTATGGAAAGAGCAAAAGAAACACGTATGTGTAG
- a CDS encoding DUF1064 domain-containing protein, whose translation MFKPDPKLKPIEGATKVPASSYRQMGLKAFRTKSKYKNVSTEYGEKKYDSKLEAKVAQDLDWQIKSGDILKWERQVKIPLRVNGVFIANYYIDFIATDKHGQRIYIEVKGLELPLWQIKWKLLTALINEIDPGAELRIIKAK comes from the coding sequence ATGTTTAAACCAGACCCAAAGCTAAAACCAATTGAAGGAGCTACAAAGGTTCCGGCATCATCTTATAGACAAATGGGATTAAAAGCATTTAGAACAAAATCGAAGTATAAAAATGTTTCAACTGAATATGGAGAGAAGAAATACGATTCCAAACTTGAAGCAAAAGTCGCTCAAGATTTAGACTGGCAAATTAAGTCAGGAGATATATTAAAATGGGAAAGGCAAGTTAAAATTCCTTTGAGGGTCAATGGCGTATTTATTGCCAATTACTACATTGATTTTATCGCAACCGACAAACACGGACAGCGAATTTATATCGAAGTCAAGGGCTTAGAATTGCCGTTATGGCAAATAAAATGGAAGCTATTAACCGCACTTATTAACGAAATTGATCCGGGCGCAGAACTCAGAATAATAAAAGCTAAATGA